A single window of Rana temporaria chromosome 1, aRanTem1.1, whole genome shotgun sequence DNA harbors:
- the CEBPE gene encoding CCAAT/enhancer-binding protein epsilon: protein MSQNSYYECEKRGPSSSYPTRLGPSHGEIVGNNLCDPETSVDLSTYIEAGEELLSDVFPLTQERVKNTYQYLPSEGFPASALYGYPHSMVPDRRMGGYESGGVIVKEETRGSHRAVCNTLQYQAAQCAQTSMHLPPPMERVHPTLRVLKGPLSGMLPASPMKEPGHKGKKLLSKDSLEYRLRRERNNIAVRKSRDKAKRRNMETQQRALEFMAENEKLRSRIQQLSQELEALRGVFRQIPEAAALAKGAGGCS from the exons ATGTCTCAGAACAGTTATTATGAGTGTGAGAAACGAGGCCCAAGCTCAAGTTACCCTACTCGTCTTGGACCATCCCATGGAGAGATTGTAGGGAATAATCTCTGTGATCCTGAGACCTCCGTGGATTTGTCCACGTATATTGAAGCAGGAGAAGAACTTTTGTCTGATGTATTTCCTCTTACGCAGGAACGTGTGAAAAACACATATCAATACCTGCCCTCAGAGGGCTTTCCCGCTAGTGCCCTGTATGGATACCCACACAGCATGGTCCCAGATCGCAGAATGGGAGGATATGAATCGGGAGGAGTGATTGTGAAGGAGGAGACCCGTGGgtcacacagagctgtgtgtaaCACTCTACAGTACCAGGCTGCACAGTGTGCACAGACTTCAATGCATCTACCCCCACCAATGGAGAGGGTACACCCAACACTCCGTGTACTGAAG GGCCCTCTCTCAGGGATGCTGCCTGCCTCTCCAATGAAAGAGCCAGGCCACAAAGGAAAAAAGCTACTGAGTAAAGACAGTCTGGAGTACCGCCTGCGTAGAGAGAGAAACAATATTGCAGTGCGCAAGAGCCGCGACAAAGCCAAACGCAGAAATATGGAAACTCAGCAGCGAGCCCTAGAATTCATGGCTGAGAATGAGAAGCTGCGTAGTCGCATACAACAACTGAGCCAAGAGCTTGAAGCTTTGCGAGGGGTTTTCAGGCAAATTCCTGAAGCGGCTGCATTAGCCAAAGGAGCTGGGGGCTGTAGCTGA